A window of the Artemia franciscana chromosome 3, ASM3288406v1, whole genome shotgun sequence genome harbors these coding sequences:
- the LOC136025287 gene encoding uncharacterized protein LOC136025287, whose translation MNLTSFGIPPIVYYYIIVLAGPEWALGPERANNCKLLQEYRPQKGALERNRRSLFNTALFRAQRQNNENVTSQNSEAGTSEPPYIIRLLADDRTFGFSELLESIGTIIVLTAQAIDTSNQTYPNPLPRWARFKGAGYGTMFFAKIIHAWLDGIQILFSKVSAELC comes from the exons ATGAACCTCACGTCCTTTGGAATACCTCCTATTGTCTATTACTATATCATCGTTTTGGCTGGTCCGGAATGGGCATTAG GTCCAGAACGGGCCAACAACTGCAAGTTGCTTCAAGAGTATAGACCTCAGAAAGGAGCTCTAGAAAGGAATCGGCGATCGTTATTTAACACAGCTTTATTTAGAGCACAAAGGCAGAACAATGAGAATGTAACTAG tcaaaattcAGAAGCTggaacctcagagccaccatatatAATACGACTTCTTGCAGATGATCGTACTTTCGGATTTAGTGAACTTCTTGAATCAATAGGGACTATTATTGTTTTAACAGCACAAGCTATTGATACAAGCAATCAAACCTACCCTAACCCGTTACCACGCTGGGCACGCTTCAAAGGGGCGGGATATGGTACAATGTTTTTTGCTAAGATCATCCATGCTTGGCTTGATGGAATTCAGATATTGTTCAGCAAAGTTTCTGCAGAACTATGCTAA